The following are from one region of the Candidatus Protochlamydia phocaeensis genome:
- a CDS encoding TylF/MycF family methyltransferase, producing the protein MNSIYEDSPLGKTYDSSERENGKDFPSRAHTMIGKKRLDNLQFCMEEILKNQVPGDFIETGVWRGGATIFMRGFLKAYKNKTRKVWVADSFEGLPPPNANYPADSIDFSQIDFLKISEQEVQNNFKKYELLDEQVIFLKGFFADTLPQAPIEQIALLRLDGDMYQSTMDALVNLYPKVSIGGYIIIDDYDLPFCSMAVEDYRAEHQITDPLQVIDWTGVFWQRTK; encoded by the coding sequence ATGAATTCTATTTATGAGGACTCCCCTTTAGGAAAGACCTATGATTCTTCTGAGCGAGAGAATGGAAAAGATTTTCCATCAAGAGCCCATACCATGATTGGCAAAAAGCGCTTAGACAACTTGCAATTCTGCATGGAAGAAATTTTAAAAAACCAAGTTCCTGGAGATTTTATTGAAACAGGAGTCTGGCGCGGAGGCGCTACCATTTTTATGAGGGGATTCTTGAAGGCATATAAAAATAAAACGCGAAAAGTCTGGGTCGCGGATTCCTTTGAAGGCTTGCCCCCTCCCAATGCCAACTATCCAGCCGACTCCATCGACTTTTCCCAAATTGACTTTCTTAAGATCTCCGAACAGGAAGTTCAAAATAATTTTAAAAAATACGAATTATTAGATGAACAAGTGATTTTTCTAAAGGGTTTCTTCGCCGATACCCTTCCTCAAGCGCCTATTGAACAAATTGCCCTTTTGCGCCTAGATGGAGATATGTACCAATCAACAATGGACGCCTTAGTCAACCTCTATCCCAAAGTCTCCATAGGCGGATATATTATCATTGATGATTACGATCTTCCTTTTTGCTCTATGGCCGTAGAAGATTATAGAGCTGAACATCAAATTACCGATCCCCTGCAAGTCATTGATTGGACCGGCGTCTTCTGGCAACGCACAAAATAA
- a CDS encoding metal ABC transporter permease, whose translation MPSFIEALQTNSLLFAALLAGFSASIVSGIIGSYVVVKRIVFIAGSISHAVLSGIGFCIWLERAKGVEWASPLYGALITAILSAVILGWIHLHYRQREDSVIAALWTIGMAVGILFISQTPGFNVELTNFLIGNILWVSKTDLYILWGLDICTILLVLCLHKRFLAICFDEEQARLQGLPVNSLYMLLLILIAVSIVLLIQVVGIVLVLTMLTIPAAIANLLTSQLSRMMLIAIALSSLFCLAGNAFAYYLDWPTGATIALLAGMAYILSLAVFRDGKRHFLHEQEEQEAE comes from the coding sequence ATGCCCTCTTTTATTGAAGCCCTACAAACGAATTCTCTGTTGTTTGCCGCTCTTCTTGCCGGTTTTTCAGCTTCGATCGTCAGCGGGATCATAGGCTCTTATGTCGTTGTCAAACGCATTGTCTTTATTGCGGGTAGCATTTCCCACGCTGTGCTCAGCGGCATTGGCTTTTGCATCTGGCTGGAACGGGCCAAAGGGGTAGAATGGGCCTCTCCGCTTTATGGAGCCCTGATCACAGCCATCTTGTCTGCCGTCATCTTAGGCTGGATCCACCTGCATTACCGGCAAAGGGAAGACTCCGTCATCGCCGCCCTTTGGACAATCGGCATGGCGGTCGGCATTCTTTTCATTTCCCAAACGCCGGGCTTCAATGTCGAGCTGACCAACTTCCTGATTGGAAACATTCTATGGGTCTCAAAAACGGACTTATATATTCTATGGGGACTCGATATCTGCACCATCCTCTTGGTGCTGTGCCTGCACAAGCGATTTTTAGCCATTTGCTTCGATGAAGAGCAGGCCCGTCTGCAAGGCCTGCCTGTCAATAGCCTATACATGCTCTTGCTGATCCTCATCGCCGTTTCCATCGTCCTGCTCATTCAAGTCGTCGGGATCGTGCTCGTGTTAACCATGCTGACCATTCCGGCTGCCATCGCCAACTTATTAACCTCGCAGCTCTCCCGCATGATGCTGATCGCCATTGCCCTGAGCAGCTTGTTCTGCCTGGCAGGCAATGCCTTTGCCTATTACTTGGATTGGCCGACAGGCGCCACCATTGCCCTTTTAGCAGGCATGGCCTACATTCTCAGCCTAGCTGTTTTCCGAGACGGCAAGCGCCATTTCCTGCACGAGCAAGAAGAACAAGAAGCAGAATAA
- a CDS encoding ankyrin repeat domain-containing protein codes for MNVGNSGLVDSHYKLKELYPSSQFDDNKSIATQFYLVHNQFEKNQTFITTKLNKKALERKGPYDLTALHVAAIKGNENAVKILVEKEVEATQDRHGWTALHHAVVGGHKKIKNLLLKAYPELADVKDSNGLTAQDLEKRLTLPSPSSLSFKYKKSKESPVTVKSGEFFQQQTGAALTDRLVSSPDVLVKKWRPVSSPPTDSSFIDLLQKALSFSSPSSLPLPSSQTSTAPLDPIHQYFSECYPLFKQMPPPVYMSPISKGEHGLFAEEDIPPYVIIADYLGQEIIPSIHEDDSYVLKSINAKTIRNLGPLINDGFPNVETCSIIDPNTREKVTIIYTTRQIAAGEQFLMHYGPQHSIKLKAHQEFALDELRQAFRETSLTERYQQLVKLITEMDKNHLQDNLELETARLKLSYLFHTPSAFLTLIYEGIISIDKVDQLLLGGFEETYQLVLYETKQWDTKLSLHNLVGYFEQYKATHSIYRLMVQSLKRCEKVIQEKAGNHVNDGGEQGTFKSDFYQFLKELMQGKQVRPILLVNNWLSNKPEEVAQLDKLSVKQKWLEIAEHTNRLFELLDVKVTSNNQKRYDEEVAKLLKKLPEESRMECLETLIAVAQIHAHDRVLRLELIKERLM; via the coding sequence ATGAACGTTGGTAATTCCGGCTTAGTGGATAGTCATTACAAATTAAAAGAACTCTATCCTTCCAGCCAATTTGATGATAATAAATCTATCGCCACCCAATTTTATTTAGTTCACAATCAATTTGAAAAAAATCAAACTTTTATTACCACAAAACTCAATAAAAAGGCCTTGGAGCGCAAGGGCCCCTACGACTTAACGGCTTTGCATGTGGCCGCCATTAAAGGCAACGAAAACGCCGTTAAAATCTTGGTTGAAAAAGAGGTGGAAGCCACCCAAGACCGGCATGGTTGGACGGCTTTACATCATGCCGTTGTCGGTGGGCATAAAAAAATTAAAAATTTGCTGCTTAAAGCTTATCCCGAATTAGCAGATGTGAAAGATTCAAATGGACTAACAGCGCAAGACTTGGAAAAGCGGCTAACTCTTCCCTCTCCCTCTTCTCTCTCTTTCAAGTACAAAAAGTCCAAAGAAAGTCCTGTGACAGTTAAAAGCGGAGAATTCTTTCAGCAGCAAACAGGCGCCGCTTTAACCGACCGCCTTGTCTCTTCCCCAGACGTCCTGGTAAAGAAATGGCGTCCCGTTTCCTCTCCCCCCACAGACTCTTCTTTTATCGATCTGCTGCAGAAAGCGCTCTCCTTCTCTTCTCCTTCTTCTTTGCCTTTGCCTTCTTCTCAAACATCTACAGCTCCTTTGGATCCAATCCATCAATACTTTAGCGAATGCTATCCGCTTTTTAAGCAAATGCCTCCTCCCGTGTATATGTCTCCTATTTCAAAAGGCGAGCATGGCCTGTTTGCGGAAGAAGACATTCCTCCTTATGTCATTATTGCCGATTACTTAGGTCAAGAAATTATTCCTTCTATTCATGAAGATGACAGTTATGTTCTCAAAAGTATCAATGCGAAAACAATTAGAAACCTAGGCCCCCTCATCAATGATGGTTTTCCTAACGTGGAAACCTGTTCAATCATTGATCCGAATACGCGTGAAAAAGTCACAATCATTTATACAACGCGCCAGATCGCGGCTGGTGAGCAATTTCTCATGCACTACGGCCCTCAACATTCCATTAAGTTGAAAGCCCATCAGGAGTTTGCATTAGATGAGTTGCGCCAAGCTTTTAGGGAGACTTCCCTTACGGAACGTTATCAACAGCTGGTCAAACTCATCACTGAAATGGATAAAAATCATCTACAGGACAACTTGGAGCTAGAAACAGCCCGTTTAAAGCTGTCTTATCTTTTCCATACTCCGTCGGCTTTCTTAACCCTCATTTATGAGGGAATTATTTCCATTGACAAGGTCGACCAACTGCTGTTAGGAGGATTCGAAGAAACATATCAGCTGGTGTTGTATGAAACCAAACAGTGGGATACTAAGCTGTCCCTTCACAATTTGGTCGGCTATTTTGAGCAATACAAGGCCACGCACAGCATTTATCGCCTGATGGTCCAATCCCTTAAACGCTGTGAAAAAGTCATTCAAGAAAAAGCTGGCAACCATGTGAATGATGGCGGAGAACAGGGGACATTTAAATCCGATTTCTATCAATTTTTAAAAGAGCTCATGCAAGGCAAGCAGGTACGGCCTATTCTGCTCGTCAATAACTGGTTATCCAATAAACCCGAAGAGGTGGCTCAATTAGATAAGCTATCTGTCAAGCAAAAGTGGCTAGAAATTGCAGAGCATACAAACCGCTTGTTCGAGCTCTTAGACGTTAAAGTCACTTCAAATAATCAGAAAAGGTATGATGAAGAAGTCGCCAAACTACTCAAAAAGCTTCCCGAAGAATCTAGAATGGAATGCCTAGAGACTTTAATAGCCGTGGCACAGATCCATGCCCACGATCGAGTTTTGAGATTAGAATTGATAAAAGAACGGTTAATGTAA
- a CDS encoding DsbA family protein: protein MKSIIVSSLSSLLAMFFMTSLAADSSPAQTSITIQGQPTIGYPKAPVQVVALLEPKCPDSKRYNNASFPKLEEEFINTNKIRYTVIPVSFLPNSMPAAIALWCVYNQEPEYPNADLFFKYLNYIYKNQPPERENWATIERLQKFAAATSPAIQLDRLKDCIEMEKYRVQIEKNTAYGNRLMNGHLSTPTIFVEGVKVENKDDTIDYDKLKKAILDALERKKTEKSTP, encoded by the coding sequence ATGAAGTCTATTATCGTCTCGTCCCTTTCCTCACTGCTAGCCATGTTTTTTATGACCAGCTTGGCAGCAGATTCCTCACCTGCTCAAACAAGCATAACTATACAAGGACAGCCCACCATCGGCTACCCCAAAGCACCTGTGCAGGTAGTTGCTCTATTAGAGCCCAAATGCCCCGACAGCAAGCGCTATAACAACGCCTCATTTCCCAAGCTTGAAGAAGAATTCATCAATACCAATAAAATTCGCTATACGGTTATTCCTGTCTCTTTTTTGCCCAATTCCATGCCAGCTGCCATTGCCCTTTGGTGCGTTTACAATCAAGAACCTGAGTATCCGAACGCGGATCTTTTCTTCAAATATTTGAATTACATTTACAAAAACCAGCCACCTGAAAGAGAGAACTGGGCCACAATCGAAAGACTGCAAAAGTTTGCGGCTGCGACAAGTCCGGCCATTCAATTAGACCGCTTGAAAGACTGCATCGAAATGGAAAAATACCGTGTACAGATTGAAAAGAATACGGCTTATGGCAACCGTCTTATGAATGGCCACCTGTCTACCCCCACCATTTTTGTCGAAGGCGTCAAAGTGGAGAATAAAGACGATACAATTGATTATGATAAACTAAAAAAAGCCATTTTGGATGCCTTGGAGCGCAAAAAAACGGAGAAGAGCACACCATAA
- a CDS encoding DUF2608 domain-containing protein yields MKKMMGNLLSLIFIGCNLQADIIETNSVKDLVSHVEEGTLVVFDIDNTLLECNQMFGSHEWFCYQMQALKERGLDSHQALAKVLPLYTDIQPHTSFRLVEAEVVEIIRSLQRAGYPVMALTSRDELVSEATKRHLYAHGIDMRLTAPLKESAVLEHEGETTHYQEGVLFTGNAQGGAHKGKALWALLEKTPNLPRKIVFINDTFSHLLPVEEVAAQKKIAFIGLRYGVTDIKVQQFRQEIADIQKEFYKKILTDEAAEAILRDRQAKGKM; encoded by the coding sequence ATGAAAAAAATGATGGGGAATTTATTGAGCTTGATTTTCATTGGATGCAATCTGCAGGCAGACATTATTGAAACCAATTCTGTTAAGGATCTTGTCTCTCACGTGGAAGAGGGGACACTTGTTGTATTTGATATTGATAATACGCTTTTGGAATGCAATCAAATGTTTGGAAGCCATGAATGGTTTTGCTATCAAATGCAGGCTTTAAAAGAACGGGGACTGGACTCGCATCAAGCATTGGCAAAGGTGCTTCCCCTTTATACGGATATTCAACCTCATACCTCTTTTCGCTTAGTCGAAGCAGAAGTTGTCGAGATCATTCGTTCGCTGCAACGGGCAGGCTATCCAGTCATGGCTTTGACAAGCCGAGACGAGCTGGTCTCTGAGGCGACCAAGCGCCATTTGTATGCGCATGGCATTGATATGCGCCTTACCGCTCCCCTTAAGGAATCTGCTGTATTGGAGCATGAGGGGGAAACGACGCATTATCAAGAGGGCGTATTATTTACCGGAAATGCTCAGGGAGGAGCCCATAAGGGCAAAGCTTTATGGGCCTTGCTCGAGAAAACGCCTAACTTGCCGCGCAAAATTGTCTTTATCAATGATACGTTTTCCCATCTTTTGCCTGTAGAAGAAGTCGCCGCTCAGAAAAAAATTGCGTTCATCGGCTTGCGCTATGGTGTGACGGATATTAAAGTCCAGCAGTTTCGCCAAGAGATTGCCGATATTCAAAAAGAGTTTTACAAGAAAATTTTGACCGACGAGGCGGCAGAGGCCATCTTGCGCGATCGCCAAGCTAAAGGGAAAATGTAA
- a CDS encoding ribonucleoside-diphosphate reductase small subunit — MECVEPLLQENKDRFVLFPIKHPAIWSMYKKAEASFWTAEEIDLSADIQDWEHKLNADEKHFIKHVLAFFAASDGIVNENLAINFMNEVQYPEARCFYGFQIMSENIHSETYSLLIDTYIKDQKEKKYLFHALETVPCVSKKGHWALRWISQGGFAERLVAFAAVEGIFFSGSFCSIFWLKKRGLMPGLSFANELISRDEGLHCDFACLLYSQLVHPLPEEVVQNIISHAVEIEKEFVVDALPVKLIGMNADLMCQYIEFVADRLLVALGCSKIYQASNPFDFMELISLQGKTNFFERRVSEYQKSGVLAHKDTHVFTLSEDF, encoded by the coding sequence ATGGAGTGCGTAGAGCCTCTCTTACAAGAAAATAAAGACCGCTTTGTTTTATTTCCCATCAAACATCCCGCTATTTGGAGCATGTATAAAAAGGCCGAGGCCAGTTTCTGGACTGCCGAAGAGATCGACCTCTCTGCTGATATCCAAGATTGGGAGCATAAATTGAATGCCGATGAAAAGCATTTTATCAAGCATGTCCTGGCCTTTTTTGCGGCAAGCGATGGAATTGTCAACGAAAATCTAGCCATCAATTTTATGAACGAGGTCCAATATCCCGAAGCCCGCTGCTTTTATGGCTTTCAAATCATGAGCGAGAACATCCACTCCGAGACGTACTCGCTGCTCATCGATACTTACATTAAAGACCAGAAAGAAAAAAAATATCTCTTTCACGCACTAGAGACGGTTCCCTGCGTATCCAAAAAAGGGCATTGGGCCTTGCGTTGGATCAGCCAAGGCGGTTTTGCCGAGCGCTTAGTGGCTTTTGCGGCCGTCGAGGGAATTTTCTTTTCCGGAAGCTTCTGCTCCATTTTTTGGCTCAAAAAAAGAGGGCTGATGCCGGGATTAAGCTTTGCAAATGAACTCATTTCACGCGATGAAGGCCTGCACTGCGACTTTGCCTGCCTGCTCTATTCCCAGCTTGTCCATCCCCTTCCAGAAGAGGTTGTGCAGAACATCATTTCGCATGCAGTAGAGATTGAGAAGGAGTTTGTCGTCGATGCGCTGCCCGTCAAGCTGATCGGCATGAATGCCGATCTGATGTGCCAGTACATTGAGTTTGTCGCTGATCGCTTGCTGGTGGCTCTTGGCTGCTCTAAAATTTACCAGGCTTCCAACCCCTTTGATTTTATGGAATTGATCTCCCTTCAAGGAAAAACCAATTTCTTTGAACGGCGAGTCTCCGAATATCAAAAGTCGGGAGTGCTTGCCCATAAAGATACGCATGTTTTCACTTTGTCTGAAGATTTCTAA
- a CDS encoding metal ABC transporter solute-binding protein, Zn/Mn family — translation MNSTLSLRTWFFALASWLILSASFLQADAPAPTILVSVAPHKFFVEKIAGNTVNVYLMVPAGASAHTYEPTPKQMVVASQGQIWFRIGEAFETRAIQALKSHNPALKLIDLRQGLDLISTDAHGHRGCCPGSQDLHFWLSARQAHIQAETIANALAASYPNNRELYEKNLEVFQQELKELDQKIQGILAGLKNRSVLVSHPAYAYFCRDYDLKQYSIEIEGKDPTPQQMTKLLNLARQNRVQRIFIQPQYSNKAAQLVANELGATLIVLEPYSEHYFKSMLDIAYAFAGE, via the coding sequence ATGAATAGTACCCTTTCTCTGCGCACTTGGTTTTTCGCCTTGGCAAGCTGGCTTATTTTAAGCGCTAGTTTTTTGCAAGCAGACGCTCCAGCTCCAACAATTTTGGTTAGCGTGGCCCCTCATAAATTTTTTGTCGAGAAAATTGCCGGCAATACGGTGAATGTTTACTTGATGGTTCCAGCCGGTGCGAGCGCGCATACATATGAGCCGACTCCCAAGCAAATGGTGGTGGCCAGCCAAGGACAGATCTGGTTCCGGATCGGAGAGGCCTTTGAAACACGCGCTATCCAAGCGCTGAAAAGCCACAATCCAGCTTTAAAGCTCATTGACTTGCGGCAAGGCCTGGATCTGATTTCCACAGATGCACATGGCCATCGCGGATGCTGCCCTGGCTCGCAGGATCTGCATTTTTGGCTCAGCGCACGCCAAGCGCACATTCAGGCCGAGACCATTGCCAACGCTTTGGCAGCCAGTTATCCGAACAATCGAGAGCTATATGAAAAGAACTTGGAAGTGTTCCAGCAAGAACTTAAAGAATTGGACCAAAAAATTCAGGGGATTCTAGCTGGCTTAAAGAACCGCTCGGTTTTGGTCTCTCATCCCGCCTATGCGTATTTTTGCCGCGATTACGATTTAAAGCAATACTCCATTGAAATAGAGGGCAAAGATCCTACTCCTCAGCAAATGACAAAACTGCTAAACTTAGCCCGCCAGAACCGTGTTCAAAGAATTTTCATTCAGCCGCAATATAGCAATAAAGCGGCCCAATTAGTTGCAAACGAACTGGGAGCCACCTTGATTGTTTTAGAGCCTTATTCGGAGCACTATTTTAAAAGCATGCTAGATATCGCCTATGCCTTTGCCGGAGAATAA
- the dnaB gene encoding replicative DNA helicase, which yields MAESNNIKVKIAPHSKESEMMVLGCMLTSINGLNIAADALDDSDFYFTEHKIIFQILKTAYKKDKPADIHLVAEELKRQDKLSAVGGVAYLTTLAQYAGTSAFIEEYVELVHNKSLLRKMINAAQLVEKVALEEPLDVHTSLDEAQQLFFQISQSANPAAGVTIQDIFSGLRSESGIPYLKELQEKQERYAQRGPEDTGISGTPSHFVDLDKMINGLNNSNLMILAARPAMGKTSFALNIAENVCFKSKIPVGIFSLEMSAEQLVHRIICSQAEVESDKIKTGSLDGMEYQRIVSCVSEMQKHVMIIDDQAGLKITDLRARARRMKESYGIGLLVIDYLQLLSGSGSNRTTENRQNEISEISRMLKNLARELNIPIICLSQLSRKVEDRPGHRPMMSDLRESGSIEQDSDIVMFLLRREYYDPLDKPGMAELIIAKNRHGSVGSVNLTFRKDYAQFVNYTPVKYEGEMDPDAEREFSHFSPQ from the coding sequence ATGGCAGAATCAAACAACATCAAAGTTAAAATCGCCCCTCACTCCAAAGAATCCGAGATGATGGTGCTTGGCTGCATGCTAACCAGCATTAATGGCCTCAATATTGCGGCGGACGCTTTAGACGATTCCGATTTTTATTTCACTGAGCACAAAATTATCTTTCAAATCCTCAAAACGGCTTATAAGAAAGATAAGCCCGCCGATATCCACCTTGTCGCTGAAGAGTTAAAACGCCAGGACAAGCTCAGCGCAGTCGGCGGAGTGGCTTATTTGACCACGCTGGCCCAATACGCGGGAACATCGGCCTTTATCGAAGAGTATGTCGAGCTTGTCCACAACAAGTCTTTGCTGCGCAAGATGATCAACGCGGCCCAGCTAGTCGAGAAAGTGGCCTTGGAAGAGCCGCTTGATGTACACACTAGCTTGGACGAGGCCCAGCAGCTTTTCTTCCAGATTAGCCAGTCGGCCAATCCTGCCGCGGGCGTGACGATCCAAGACATTTTCTCCGGGCTGCGTTCCGAATCAGGCATTCCTTATTTAAAGGAACTGCAGGAAAAGCAAGAGCGCTACGCCCAACGTGGACCGGAAGACACGGGAATTAGCGGCACACCTTCTCACTTTGTCGATCTCGACAAGATGATCAATGGATTGAATAATTCCAACCTCATGATTTTGGCAGCCCGCCCTGCCATGGGAAAAACATCTTTTGCTTTGAATATAGCAGAAAATGTCTGCTTTAAAAGCAAGATCCCCGTCGGCATTTTTTCTTTGGAAATGTCGGCCGAACAGCTTGTCCACCGCATTATCTGTTCGCAAGCCGAAGTGGAATCGGACAAGATCAAAACGGGATCTTTAGACGGCATGGAGTATCAGCGCATTGTCAGCTGCGTCAGTGAAATGCAAAAGCATGTCATGATCATCGACGACCAAGCCGGACTTAAAATTACGGATTTGCGCGCACGGGCACGTCGCATGAAGGAAAGCTATGGCATTGGCCTTCTCGTCATCGACTACTTACAGCTTCTCTCCGGTTCAGGCTCTAACCGCACGACGGAAAATCGTCAAAATGAAATCTCGGAAATTTCCCGCATGCTGAAAAACTTAGCCCGCGAATTGAATATTCCCATCATTTGCTTATCTCAATTATCGCGTAAAGTCGAAGACCGGCCTGGGCATCGCCCCATGATGAGCGACTTGCGCGAAAGCGGCAGTATCGAGCAAGACTCCGATATCGTCATGTTTCTACTCCGCCGCGAATATTATGATCCTCTAGATAAGCCGGGAATGGCCGAACTGATCATTGCCAAAAACCGCCACGGCAGCGTCGGAAGCGTGAACTTGACATTCCGCAAAGACTATGCACAATTCGTCAATTATACGCCCGTTAAGTACGAGGGCGAAATGGATCCCGATGCAGAGAGGGAATTTAGCCATTTCTCCCCTCAATAA
- a CDS encoding metal ABC transporter ATP-binding protein codes for MPPIIELENVFFSYQNTPVLSQVSFKVYPGEFIGIIGPNGGGKTTLLRLLMGFLKPSQGKIRLFGKAPGTREKDTPCLAYVPQAMRFDREFPISVLEVVLSGLLDRLPWYGRFHAKDKQAALEALDKVGLAAYSRCSFGTLSGGQAQRVLIARALVSEPQLLLLDEPTASVDSRAEADIYALLEALKGQLTILMVTHDLRAAIEHVQRLLCVQGQVFSLKPEEVCEHFVVGLYHTPLIQPGYVRPPLPSTST; via the coding sequence ATGCCTCCTATTATTGAATTAGAGAACGTCTTTTTTTCTTATCAGAATACGCCTGTTCTCTCTCAGGTGTCTTTTAAAGTCTATCCAGGTGAATTTATCGGCATTATTGGTCCCAATGGAGGCGGCAAAACAACTTTGCTTAGGCTCTTGATGGGATTTCTTAAACCAAGCCAAGGAAAAATTCGCCTATTTGGAAAGGCACCCGGCACACGGGAGAAGGACACTCCTTGCCTCGCTTACGTTCCCCAGGCGATGCGCTTTGACCGTGAATTCCCCATTTCCGTTCTAGAAGTGGTCTTATCAGGCTTGCTCGACCGCCTGCCCTGGTATGGACGCTTTCACGCCAAGGATAAGCAAGCCGCCCTGGAAGCATTAGACAAGGTTGGTTTGGCCGCCTACAGCCGCTGTTCATTTGGAACATTATCGGGCGGACAGGCCCAGCGCGTTTTGATTGCCCGTGCGCTTGTTTCCGAACCGCAGCTGCTCCTTTTGGACGAACCGACAGCGAGCGTAGACAGCCGGGCGGAAGCCGATATTTACGCTTTGCTTGAAGCTTTAAAAGGCCAATTAACCATTTTAATGGTCACTCATGATTTGCGCGCAGCCATCGAGCATGTTCAGCGCTTATTATGTGTACAAGGACAGGTTTTTTCCCTAAAACCCGAAGAGGTATGCGAACATTTTGTCGTGGGACTTTACCACACTCCCCTTATTCAACCGGGATACGTTCGCCCTCCTTTACCTTCTACTTCTACCTAA
- a CDS encoding NAD(P)/FAD-dependent oxidoreductase, which produces MVKVIIIGAGFGGINAAQALKKAPVDILLIDRTNYHLFQPLLYQVATAALSIDNIASPIREILRDQSNAEVIMAEVEKIDVIQQKIGVQGGGSYAYDYLIVAPGAKQSYFGHDQWETYAPGLKTIMDAVHIREQILLAFEKAEQHYQDPEQVNRYLSFAIVGAGPTGVEMAGSIAEFAHRTLFENFRHINPAKSKIYLIEGAGQVLPSYPPELAKKAYQDLKDLGVDILLNTHVTNVTAEGLYMGEKFLATPNVIWAAGNQASPLLKTLGAPLDKYGRVQVNPDLTIPGHANVFVIGDAASVLDDKGQPLPGIAPVAIQQGRYVAKVIKDRLNKKESKSFAYFDKGTIATIGRGKAVAMVRKLKFSGFIAWLIWCFIHIFYLISFRSRILVMTQWMFLYLKGRRQGRVIIHPVDQLPSDEKDK; this is translated from the coding sequence GTGGTTAAAGTCATCATCATTGGCGCAGGTTTTGGGGGAATTAATGCTGCCCAAGCCTTAAAAAAAGCTCCTGTCGATATTCTTTTAATCGACCGCACGAACTATCACCTCTTTCAACCCCTGCTTTATCAAGTGGCGACCGCCGCTTTGTCTATTGATAATATTGCGTCTCCCATCCGCGAAATTCTGCGTGACCAAAGCAACGCTGAAGTCATTATGGCAGAGGTAGAGAAAATAGATGTCATCCAGCAGAAAATAGGCGTTCAAGGAGGTGGCTCTTACGCGTATGATTATTTGATTGTAGCTCCCGGCGCTAAGCAGTCTTATTTTGGCCATGATCAGTGGGAAACTTATGCCCCCGGTTTAAAGACAATCATGGATGCCGTCCATATTCGCGAACAGATTTTATTGGCCTTTGAAAAAGCCGAACAGCACTATCAAGATCCGGAACAGGTGAATCGCTATCTCTCTTTTGCCATTGTAGGGGCTGGACCGACAGGCGTTGAAATGGCTGGGTCCATCGCTGAATTTGCCCATCGCACCTTATTTGAAAATTTCCGGCATATTAATCCCGCAAAATCTAAAATCTACTTGATCGAAGGCGCCGGTCAAGTCTTACCTTCCTATCCGCCTGAACTGGCCAAAAAAGCTTATCAGGATTTAAAGGATCTAGGAGTGGATATTCTCTTAAATACTCACGTGACAAATGTCACCGCAGAGGGCCTCTATATGGGAGAAAAGTTCTTGGCCACTCCTAACGTGATTTGGGCAGCGGGCAATCAGGCCTCTCCGCTGCTCAAAACCCTGGGCGCTCCTCTGGATAAGTACGGCCGAGTCCAAGTGAACCCTGATTTGACCATTCCCGGTCATGCCAATGTCTTTGTCATCGGAGATGCTGCTTCCGTCCTGGATGATAAAGGACAGCCCCTCCCAGGAATCGCTCCTGTTGCCATTCAGCAAGGCCGCTACGTCGCTAAAGTGATTAAAGACCGCCTCAATAAAAAAGAGAGCAAGTCCTTTGCTTACTTTGATAAAGGCACAATTGCCACAATTGGTAGAGGAAAGGCTGTGGCCATGGTTCGCAAACTAAAATTTTCCGGCTTTATCGCTTGGCTTATCTGGTGCTTTATCCATATTTTTTATTTGATCAGTTTTCGCAGCCGCATTTTGGTGATGACGCAATGGATGTTCCTCTATTTAAAGGGAAGACGCCAAGGGCGCGTCATCATCCATCCCGTTGACCAATTGCCTTCCGATGAGAAAGATAAATAA